The genomic stretch AGACCAGGCGGTCCGCCACCCCGGCATCACTCGCCACGCGCCGCGCGACGCGCCCCCAATCGGTCAGCCCGTTGTCGAGCGGATGCCCCTTCACCGCGAGAGCTGCATCGCTTGGCGCATGCGCCGCGAAGGACCTGACGATGTGCGCGATGGCGTCGCGCAGGCTGGGGAAGGGCGAATGCAGGCGCAGCTGGAAGTCGCCCTCGAGCTGCAGCGGGAACACGAAGACCGGGCCGGCCCAGGCCTGCAGCACCGCGAGCCGCCGCCGCGCCGCCGCCTGTCGCCAGGGGCGCCGCGCTCCGCGCCACAGCCAGCCGCCGTATTCGTGGAAAGCGTTCCATTGCCGGTGCGTGCGCCAATGCGGGAAGCCGCCGCGGCCGACCAGGTTGGCAATGTTGTAGCGCACGTCGTCCGATGCGCGGCGCAGGAAGGACCCGCCGGACAGGGTCTCGGGTGCCGCCGGCGGCAGGCCCCGTGCGATCGCCATGATCCGCCCGGGGTCGCGCGGCAGCGGCGAATTCGCGTTCACGCCGCCCTGTTCGAGGGTGATGTAGCCCGGCCGCAGGTAGGCTTCCTCGATCACCCAGGCCGCAAGGCCGCTGCGCCGCGCGAAGGCGATGGCCGCTATATGCAGCGGCCGGCAGTCGCTGAACATCACGAGGTCCGTGACGCCGTGCTGCGCGACCAGCGCCGCGAGCGCGCCCGGCCAGTCCTGCGGCGTGCCTGTGTAGTCGGTGGCGTTGGGCCGGCGCCAGAACAGCCGGTCGCCGGCGTTGAAGTTCACGCGGTGCACGGCGTGGCCGCGCGCTGCCAGCGCGTCGCCCAGGCGCACGAAGAAGTGCGTGGCCAGGCCTTGCAGGAACAGGAAGGAGCGTCGCGCCATCAGGCGCGCTCCTCATGATGGGGCGCCATCAGGCGCGCTCCTCATGATGGGGCGCCATCAGGCGCGCTCCTCATGATGGGGCGCCATCAGGCGCGCTCCTCATGACGGGGCGCCATCAGGCGCGCTCCTCATGACGGGGCGCCATCAGGCGCGCTCCTCGTGACGCGGCACCATCAGGCGCGCTTTGCGAGACAGGGCGCCATCACGCGCGTTCCTGATCGACGGGCGCCGGCATCCCCGGTGCAGCCGCGCATCGCGTGTTGCCACGCGGCGCCGTCCACGGCATCGGCGCCCGGGCGCGGACCGCCCGGCACCCTCAGCCGCGCCCCTTCAGCAGGCGCGCCATGGCCTGCCCCTGCCAGCGGCGCAGCCGGGCCAGCAGGCCACCCCTCCAGGGGGCAGTCTCCGCCAGGCGATCCAGCAGGGCTTCGGGCGGGCATGGCAGTTCGCTCACCGGGTCCTGATAGCGGGGATAGAGGATCAGCGCACCTGCCACCAGTTCATCAAGCGTGAGCCGCCGCACTCGCCGCGCGATCGGCGCGTGGTCCTGCGTCAGCCCCCAGCCGGCGTAGAAGGGCTGGCCCCAGCAGGTCACAGCGCGGCCACGCAGCAGCGCCTCGAAGCCGGTCAGCGAGGTGATAGTATGGACCTCGTCCACCTGGTCGAGCAGCGGGGCGATCGTCACGTGGTCCAGCACGATATCGGCCAGGGCGCGGGCCGCGTCGGCCGGCACCGCGCCGCGGCGGTAGCCGGCCTCGACATCCGGATGGGGCTTGAAGGCGATGTAGGCGTTCGGCGCGGCCCGCCGCGCCGCGCGCAGCAGGTCGAGGTTGCCGCGCACGGCGCCTGCCGCACCGCGCAGGATGGACAGGTCGTCCTCGACCTGGCCTGGCACCAGGATGCGCCGCCGCCCGGGCGTGGGCGGCAGCGCCGGCGCGGCGCCTGCCAGATTGTACTTGGTGATGCCGCGCGCCACGAGCACGTCGCGCAGCGCCGCCGCACGCGCCAGCAGCGCCGGTGGGAAGGTCGTGGTCGCGAGCAGGATCTCGAGGTCGCTGGCACCGCCGGCGTCGAAATAGGGCCGCCGCCCATCGAGCGCGAGGGAAGCCGCCGGCAGGAAGCCCGCCCCCAAACCGGCCGAGCGGATGAAGCCATCCTCGACCCAAACCACCGGCACGCCGGCCGCGGCAGCCCGGGCGGTCAGGTCGGCCGGGGCGCGGCTCGGCCAGGCGGCGACCGCACCGCCCCGCGCGCTCGCCAGCGCCACCGCGTCGCGGGCGGTGCGAGCGAAGGCCGGCGGGCCGGCGGCGCTCGCGAGCACCGCCGCCATCCGCCGCCGCTTCCAGAAGGACATGCCAAGGCAGACGGCGATACGGCGATTGGCGGCTTCCGCCGCGCGCCAATCTCCCAGCAGCGCGATCGCCTGTTCGAGGTCGATCGGGATGCCGCGGACCGGGTCGGCGCAGCGGGCCGCGGCGGCGATCGCCGCCCAGGCCGCTCCGGCATCCGCGACCCGGCCGCCCGGCCCGCGCACCGCCACGCCTGCCAGCGTGCCCAGCAGCGCCATCGGCCCCGGCAGCGCATGCACACCCGCCGCCACGTCCAGCAGCGTCCAGGGCGAGAGGAGATCGCGCCGCGTGGCGCCCAGCAGGGGCGCGGCCGTGGCCGGGGCATGCGGGTCGCGCAGCGCCAGCACCGGACGCCCGTCGGCCTGCGCCAGCGCATCGCGCCACAGCCCCAGCGCGGCGTCGCGGCGCGACGGGTCGCAGGGGTCGATGACCAGCACCGCCTCGACAGGGCCGTGGCCGAGCGCGGCCGGCCCGGGGTCGGCCAGGCCTGGGGGGCCGCCGATACGGGCGGCGCGCAGCGCGGCTTGCAGCGCCTGCGGGCAGATGCCGGCATCCGGGGCCGGCGCGGCGGCGAGCGCGTGCGTGACAGGGTCGGGCGCCTCGCCGGCCAGCAGGACGGCCGGCACGCGGCGCCCCGCGAAGGATGGCGGAGCGAAGGGGCCGGGCGAAAGGCGCAGCACGCGGCCATCCCACCGGGCCGGGACGGCATCGCCCGCCGGCACGGCCATCACCGCATCAGGCGCCACGCCCGCCCGCAGCGGCCCGACGCAGGCCTCCGGCCAGAAGGCAGGCAAATGCGGCCAGCGCCGCAGCAATTCGTGCTGGACGAGGATACGCCTTGGCAAGGTCACGCGCCTATGCTGCCCCCGTGGGTCGGGGCGCCGAGCACGCACGCCGTATGTGCCGCGCATCGCATCTGCTTGTTTTTGCGTAAGTCGCCACGAAACGCTAGGGTATCTAACTGCTGTTCCAAAGGGTCGGTGCGGATGGGTGTAAGGCGCGAACGGATCGCTGCCGGATGGACCGGGGCCGCCGTGGCACTGGCCCTGCTGGCAGGGTGCGCGGAACCGACGGCGGTCATCTCGCCCGGCACCGACACCCCCGTCGCCATCACCGACCCGGTCGTTGCCTTCGCCGCGAATGCCTCCCCCGGCGCGGAGGACAGCGTGGTGCTGCCCTCGACCGGCCAGACCGCCAGGCTGCGCATGGTGCGGTCGTATACGGCCGCGAGCGGGCGGGAATGCCGCGAGATCCAGGTGAACACCAGCGGCACGGCCCAGATGCGCCTGCTCTGCCGTGCCGGGACCGGCTGGCGGGAGGCGCGGCCGCTGCTGCGCGACGGCGTGGGCCGGCCGTGAGCGGCAGCGCGCCACGCCCGTTGCTCATCGATTGCGCGCGGATGCAGATGCGCGTGATCGGCGCGCTCATCATCCGCGAGATGCATACCCGCTTCGGGCGGCACAAGTTCGGCTACCTGTGGCTGTTCTTCGAACCGCTGCTGCTCGGCGCGATGATCGCCATCATCCACCAGTTCCGCGGCAGCCAGGACAGTATTCGCGCCAACTTCGAATTCTTCGCGATCGGCTACATCCTATTCTTCAAGTTCCGCGGCATGGTCAACCGCGCGGGCAGCACCATCAGCGCCAATCGCGGACTACTGTACCACCGGCAGGTGACCCTGCCCGACCTGTTCTATGCACGCCACATCATCGAATCGATCGCCTGCACCGGCGTGATGGTGCTGTTCACCATCGCTGGCGTCGCGATGGGCGGCCAATACCCCGACAGCGTGGTCAAGATGCTCTCGGCCATGATGCTGATGTTCCTGTTTGCGCAGGGCCTTGCCCTCGTGATCGGCGCCGCGACCAGCGAATGGGACGGGCTGGAGCGCCTGGTGCACGCGATGTCCTACCTGATCCTGCCCTTCAGCGGCCTGTTCTTCATGGTCGAATGGCTGCCGGGCTGGATGCAGGAGATCGTGCTCTGGATCCCGACGGTGCACATCTTCGAACTCCTGCGCGACGGGCAGTTCGGCGACTTGTACCGGCCTGTGTATGACCTGAACTACGTGTTCGGCTGGATCCTCGTGACCCACCTGATCGGGCTGACCGGACTGCGCCTCGCGCGCAACCGCCTGGGCCTGGAATAGGGGGCGTGGGTGTCGCTCGACCTCTACGACGTCCACAAATCCTACCCGATGAATGTCGGCCGCAAGCATGTGCTGCGCGGCGTCACCGGCAGCTTCCGCAAGGGCGAACGGGTAGGCATCCTGGGCCGCAACGGCACGGGCAAGTCCACGCTGGTGCGGATCCTGGGCGGGGTCGAGGCCCCCACGCGCGGCACCATCCGGCGCACCATGTCGGTCTCCTGGCCGATCGGCATGGCAGCCGGGTTCCAGCCGGCGCTGTCGGGGGCGGACAATTCGCGCTTCATCGCGCGGATCTACGGCAAGAAGGCCTCGGAAACCGTCGACTTCGTGGAATCCTTCGCCGAGCTCGGCGACTATCTGAACATGCCGGTCGGGACCTATTCCTCGGGCATGCGTTCGCGCCTCGGCCTCGCGATCTCGCTGGCGGTCGAATTCGACTGCTTCCTGGTCGACGAAGCCCTGGCGGTGGGCGACACCAAGTTCGGCCGCGCCTTCGCCGCGCGGCTGCAGCGATCGGGCCTGATCCTCGTCACCCACCAGCCCTCCCTCGTCCGCCAGCTCTGCACCCGCGCGGCAGTGCTGGATCAAGGGACGCTGACCTTCTACGAAGACATCGATGAAGCTCTCGCCACCTACAACAGCCTTTGAACCCGGCAAGGCCGAGCCGGTCGCGGCCTGGAGCGAGGCTGCGCCGACCCCGCCGCCCCGGCCGGAACGACGGCTGCTGCGCTTCGTCCGCCACCCCTTCACCTGGTGCGTGCTACTGCCCACAGCGCTGGTGGCCGCGTATTTCTACCTCGTCGCCTCCCCGCAATACGTCTCGGAAGCGCGCTTCGTGGTGCGCTCGCGCGCCGACGCGCCGCAGCTCTCGCTCGGCGCCGTGATCTCGGCCGCGGCCGGCGGCGGCGGCGGCGCCACCGCCGAGGCCAACAGCGTGCGGGACTTCCTGCTCTCCCACGACGCGGTGATGCGCACGCAGGACCGCATCGACCTGATCGCGATGTGGTCGCGCGACGATGCCGACTTCTACGCGCGGCTGCACAACACCGAGCCAGAACGCCTGACCAAGTTCTACAATTCCATGGTCTCGGCCAGCTTCGATACGTCGACCAGCGTGACCACGCTGCGCGTGCGCAGCTTCCGCCCCGAGGATTCCAAGGCGATCGCCGTGACCTTGCTGTCGCTCTCGGAATCGCTGGTGAACAGCCTGTCCGAACGGGCGCGCGAGGATGCGCTCAGGATCGCGCGCGCCGAGCTGCAGGTCGCCGAACAGCGAGTGGCGGAATCCCGCGCCGCGCTGACGCGCTTCCGCGAGCAGCAGCAGGACCTCGACAGCGCCGGCACCGCCACTGCCGCGGCCTCCACCATCTCGGCGATGGAAAGCGCGCTGACCGCCGCCAATGCCGAATTGCGCGAACGCATGGCCTTCATGCGCCCGGACAACCCCGCGCTGCAGGTCACGCGCAACCGAATCGCCGCCCTGGAACGTCAGATCGAGGTGGAGCGCGCCCGGCGCACCCAGGGTGAGGGCACGCTGGCGCAGCAGCTCGGCAACTTCGAACGGCTGATGCTGGAACGCGAATTCGCCGACCGCCAGCTTGCCTCCGCCACCGCAAGCCTCGAGGCCGCGCGCGTCGAGGCGCAGCGCCAGCAGGTCTACATCGCGCGCGTGGTCGAACCGAACCTGGCGGTCTATCCCCTCTATCCGCGGAAGCTCATCAGTGTTGGCAGCGTTTTCCTTGGGCTTTCGGTCGCATTCGGCATCGGCTGGCTGCTGGTGGCGGGGATGCGCGAACATGCGATCTGACATCCTGCGGCGCGCCTGCATGGCACTGGGGCTGCTCGCTGGCCTCGCGGTGTCGGGGCAGGCGGTGGCGCAGAACCGCACCCTGGCGCCCGGGATCGGCGGCGTGCCGGGCCAGTTGCCGGGCTTCCCCCTTCTGGGCCAGGGCAGCGGTGGAACGGCCGGGGGCACCCAGATCCCGGGTTCGGCGCCGGCCGTGCTGCCGCCGCCCACCTTCGACCAGCGTTCGCTGGCCGACATCCCCGGCCAGCAGCGCGGCCTGGAACGCCTGGGCAGCCCGACACAGGCCGAGGGCGGGGCATCCCTGGTCGCCCCGCTCGGCGACCAGGCACGCGTCGCCGGGCCCGCCACCGCGGTGTTCGGCGCGGCGCTGTTCACCGGCCAGCAGCAGAGCAGCTCGGAAGCGCCCAACCCCAACTACGTCCTCGCACCTGGCGACCGTGTCTCGGTCCGCGCCTGGGGCGCGGTCGATTCCGAACTGGTCGGCGTGATCGACCCCGCCGGCAACCTGTTCCTGCCCAATATCGGCCCGGTGCGCGTGGCCGGCGTGCGGGTCGGCGACCTCCAGGCGGTGGTCGAGGGCGAGGTCCGCAAGGTCTACACCACCCAGGTGCAGGTCTATGCGACCGTACTGTCCACCCAACGCATCGGCCTGTTCGTCACCGGCTTCGTGCGCGCGCCCGGCCGCTATGCCGGCGTGGCATCGGACAGCATCCTGGATTTCCTGGTGCGCGCCGGCGGCGTCGACCCCGGGCGCGGGTCGTTCCGCGAGATCACCGTGGCGCGCGGCGGCGGCACGATCGCGACCATCGATCTCTATCGCTTCCTGCTGCAGGGCGTGCTGCCGCAGATCCGCCTGCAGGAGGGCGACACTATCATCGTCGGCCGCCAACGCGCCATGATCGGCGCCGATGGCGCGGTCAGGAACAACTACCTGTTCGAGAGCACCAGCCGCGCCAACCTCAGCGGGCGCGAACTGATCGAACTGGCCCGGCCGCTGCCCGCCGCGACCAATGCGGTGGTGCGCGGCGTGCGGTCCTCGCAGCCCTTCTCGCGCTACATGACCATCACGGAACTCGCGCAGCAGACTCTGCTCGACCAGGATACCGTAACCTTCGTGGCCGACGTCGCGGCCCGTACCATCCGGGTCAATGTCGAGGGCAGCCGGCTGTATCCCTCGGTGCTCGTGACCGACCGCGACATGACGCTGTGCGGCATCCTCGACCACATCGCGGTCGATGCGCAGTTGGCCAATACCGAGGGCGTCTTCCTGATGCGCCCCTCGCTCGCGATCTCGCAGAAGCGCGCGATCGACGAGGCGCTGGACCGGCTGGAACGCCAGCTGTTCCTTGCACCCTCGGCCACCACGCGCATCGCGGAATCGCGCGCGCAGGAAGCCAACCTGATCTCGCAGTACATCTCCCGCGCGCGCCGCGTGCAGCCCGAGGGGCGCGTGGTCGTGATGGGCGCGAGCGGCGCCTGCGCGCCCATCCGGCTCGAGAACGGGGACATCATCGTCATCCCCGAACGCTCCCAGACCGTCTTCGTGCAGGGCGAGGTCAACATGGCCCAGCCCGTGATCTGGCGCGAAGGCTGGGGCATCGAGCAATACCTCGACGCCGCGGGCGGGCTCACGGCGCGCGGCGCGCGCTCCACCCTCATGCTGCGCCGCCCGTCGGGCGAGGTCATCCTCGACCCCCGCGTGCCCCCGCGCGCCGGGGACGAGTTGATCGCGCTGCCCTATCTCGACCCGAAATACTGGCAGATGGGCACCGACCTGGTGACGGCGCTGTTCCAGATCGCGCTCGCCGCGCGCGTGTTCATCAACAACTAGCGCCGCAGAATGCGCCTGGCCGTCCTCGCCGACGTGCACGCCAACCTCGAGGCGATGCACGCCTGCCTGGACCATGCGCTGGCGCGCGGGGCCGAACGCATCCTGCTGCTCGGCGACCTGGTCGGCTACGGCGCCGACCCGGCCGCGGTGGTCGACGTCGCGATCGCGCTGGTCGCCGCCGGCGCCGTCGCGCTGCTGGGCAATCACGACGAGGCCGCGATCGGCACCGGCGCGACCGGCATGAACGACATGGCGGCCATCGCCATGGACTGGACGCGCGGGCGCCTCACGGACACGCATCGGGGCTTCCTGGCCGGGCTGCCCCTCACGCACGAGGAGGACGGGCGGCTCTTCGTCCATGCCGAGGCCTCCGCCCCCGCGCGCTGGCGCTACGTGACCGACGGGGACGCCGCGCTGCGCAGCCTCGAGGCAACCACCGCGCACGCGACCTTCTGCGGCCACGTCCACCGCCCCGCGCTGTACAGCCTTGGCGAGACCGCGAAGCTCAATGCGTTCCGCCCGGTGGCCGGCGCGCCGGTGCCGCTGGCGCGGGGGCGCCGCTGGCTCGCGGTGCTGGGCGCAGTGGGTCAGCCGCGCGATGGCGACCCCGCCGCCTGCTATGCCATGGTCGATACGGTGCAGCTCGGCGTGACCTGGCATCGCGTGCCCTACGACATCGCGGCCGCGGCCGGGAAGATCCGCGCCGCCGGGCTGCCCGCGGGCCTCGCGGAGCGGCTTTTCGTGGGGCGCTGAGCGGTGCCGCGCAGCGGGACCGTGCTCGATGGCTTCGAGGTGGGCGAAAGGCTGCACGAAGGCGGCATGGCGATGCTGTATCGCGCCGCGCGGCCCGGCGACGACACCCCCATGCTGATGAAGGTGCCGAGGTTGCGCGAGGGCGAGGACCCTGCGGCGATCGTTTCGTTCGAGATGGAGCAGCTGATCATGCCGCGGCTGTCCGGCCCGCATGTGCCGCGCTTCATCGCCATGGGCGGCTTCGAGGCCGACCCCTACATCGTCATGGAGCGCATCGAGGGCCCGGCACTCTCGGCCCGCCTGCGCGAATTGCCGCTGCCGCCCGAGGAGGTCGCCGCGATCGGCGCGGCCATCGCCGATGCTCTCGACGACCTGCACGGGCAGCATGTCGTGCACCTCGACGTGAAGCCGGCGAACATCCTGTTCCGCCCCGACGGCACCGCGGTGATGGTGGATTTCGGGCTGGCCCGCCACGACCGGCTGCCCGACCTGATGGCCGAGGAATTCCGCCTGCCCTACGGCTCCACGCCCTATATGGCGCCGGAACAGGCGATGGGCATCCGCCACGA from Roseomonas fluvialis encodes the following:
- a CDS encoding capsule biosynthesis protein, yielding MARRSFLFLQGLATHFFVRLGDALAARGHAVHRVNFNAGDRLFWRRPNATDYTGTPQDWPGALAALVAQHGVTDLVMFSDCRPLHIAAIAFARRSGLAAWVIEEAYLRPGYITLEQGGVNANSPLPRDPGRIMAIARGLPPAAPETLSGGSFLRRASDDVRYNIANLVGRGGFPHWRTHRQWNAFHEYGGWLWRGARRPWRQAAARRRLAVLQAWAGPVFVFPLQLEGDFQLRLHSPFPSLRDAIAHIVRSFAAHAPSDAALAVKGHPLDNGLTDWGRVARRVASDAGVADRLVWLPELPFGPVLAPAAGVVTVNSTAGLQALREGKPVVVLGRALYDMPGLTFQHGLDRFWTEATPPDPALVDALRRVLAAQCLIRGGFFHDAGINEAVALAAARLDRPVLAAAAQ
- a CDS encoding DVU3141 family protein, with amino-acid sequence MALALLAGCAEPTAVISPGTDTPVAITDPVVAFAANASPGAEDSVVLPSTGQTARLRMVRSYTAASGRECREIQVNTSGTAQMRLLCRAGTGWREARPLLRDGVGRP
- a CDS encoding ABC transporter permease, which gives rise to MIGALIIREMHTRFGRHKFGYLWLFFEPLLLGAMIAIIHQFRGSQDSIRANFEFFAIGYILFFKFRGMVNRAGSTISANRGLLYHRQVTLPDLFYARHIIESIACTGVMVLFTIAGVAMGGQYPDSVVKMLSAMMLMFLFAQGLALVIGAATSEWDGLERLVHAMSYLILPFSGLFFMVEWLPGWMQEIVLWIPTVHIFELLRDGQFGDLYRPVYDLNYVFGWILVTHLIGLTGLRLARNRLGLE
- a CDS encoding ABC transporter ATP-binding protein, with the protein product MSLDLYDVHKSYPMNVGRKHVLRGVTGSFRKGERVGILGRNGTGKSTLVRILGGVEAPTRGTIRRTMSVSWPIGMAAGFQPALSGADNSRFIARIYGKKASETVDFVESFAELGDYLNMPVGTYSSGMRSRLGLAISLAVEFDCFLVDEALAVGDTKFGRAFAARLQRSGLILVTHQPSLVRQLCTRAAVLDQGTLTFYEDIDEALATYNSL
- a CDS encoding capsule biosynthesis protein gives rise to the protein MKLSPPTTAFEPGKAEPVAAWSEAAPTPPPRPERRLLRFVRHPFTWCVLLPTALVAAYFYLVASPQYVSEARFVVRSRADAPQLSLGAVISAAAGGGGGATAEANSVRDFLLSHDAVMRTQDRIDLIAMWSRDDADFYARLHNTEPERLTKFYNSMVSASFDTSTSVTTLRVRSFRPEDSKAIAVTLLSLSESLVNSLSERAREDALRIARAELQVAEQRVAESRAALTRFREQQQDLDSAGTATAAASTISAMESALTAANAELRERMAFMRPDNPALQVTRNRIAALERQIEVERARRTQGEGTLAQQLGNFERLMLEREFADRQLASATASLEAARVEAQRQQVYIARVVEPNLAVYPLYPRKLISVGSVFLGLSVAFGIGWLLVAGMREHAI
- a CDS encoding polysaccharide biosynthesis/export family protein; amino-acid sequence: MRSDILRRACMALGLLAGLAVSGQAVAQNRTLAPGIGGVPGQLPGFPLLGQGSGGTAGGTQIPGSAPAVLPPPTFDQRSLADIPGQQRGLERLGSPTQAEGGASLVAPLGDQARVAGPATAVFGAALFTGQQQSSSEAPNPNYVLAPGDRVSVRAWGAVDSELVGVIDPAGNLFLPNIGPVRVAGVRVGDLQAVVEGEVRKVYTTQVQVYATVLSTQRIGLFVTGFVRAPGRYAGVASDSILDFLVRAGGVDPGRGSFREITVARGGGTIATIDLYRFLLQGVLPQIRLQEGDTIIVGRQRAMIGADGAVRNNYLFESTSRANLSGRELIELARPLPAATNAVVRGVRSSQPFSRYMTITELAQQTLLDQDTVTFVADVAARTIRVNVEGSRLYPSVLVTDRDMTLCGILDHIAVDAQLANTEGVFLMRPSLAISQKRAIDEALDRLERQLFLAPSATTRIAESRAQEANLISQYISRARRVQPEGRVVVMGASGACAPIRLENGDIIVIPERSQTVFVQGEVNMAQPVIWREGWGIEQYLDAAGGLTARGARSTLMLRRPSGEVILDPRVPPRAGDELIALPYLDPKYWQMGTDLVTALFQIALAARVFINN
- a CDS encoding metallophosphoesterase family protein; the protein is MRLAVLADVHANLEAMHACLDHALARGAERILLLGDLVGYGADPAAVVDVAIALVAAGAVALLGNHDEAAIGTGATGMNDMAAIAMDWTRGRLTDTHRGFLAGLPLTHEEDGRLFVHAEASAPARWRYVTDGDAALRSLEATTAHATFCGHVHRPALYSLGETAKLNAFRPVAGAPVPLARGRRWLAVLGAVGQPRDGDPAACYAMVDTVQLGVTWHRVPYDIAAAAGKIRAAGLPAGLAERLFVGR